CAAATCGGGATGGCGCCCAGGCGTTGCTCGCCTTTCTCAAGAGTCCGGACGGCCAGGCGATTTTTCGTCGCTACGGATTTATCGTCCCGGGTGCGGCCAAGCCATGAACTGGATTGCTATTGGAGTGACATTCAAGCTGGCAACGCTGACGGCCTGCGCCCTCGTTGTGTTGGGCCTTCCGATCGCCTATTGGGTCAGCTTCTCGCGCTGGCGATGGAAATTTCTGGTCGAGTCAGTAGTGGCGCTTCCGTTGGTGCTACCGCCAACGGTGCTGGGGTTTTACATTCTCGTTGCCATTGGGCCCGACAGCCCGTTCGGGCGCCTGTATGCGAATCTGGCCGGCCATCCGCTGCCGTTCACCTTCGAGGGGCTGCTGATCGCGTCCATTCTCTATAGCTTGCCGTTTGCCGTGCAGCCCTTCGCGGCCGCTTTCGATCAGGTGGATCGCCGTCTGATCGAGGCCTCCTGGACACTGGGCGCATCGCGGCTGCGGACCTTCGTCGAGCTCATTCTTCCGATGTCAGCGGCCGGAGTGGTCACGGGCGTCGTGCTGAGTTTCGCGCATACGCTGGGGGAGTTCGGCGTCGTGCTCATGGTCGGCGGCAACATCGAGGGTGTGACGCGGACGGTCTCCATCGACATTTATGACGAAGTCCAGGCCTTGAATTATGCCGGCGCAGCACAGACCGCGGTGTTTCTGCTGGTCGTGTCCTATGGCATTCTCCTGTCCGTGTACGCCATGAACCGGAAAGTGGGAGCGGTATGGCCGCAGAAATGACGGTGGACATTCGGAAGTGCTTCCCCGGGCGCTTGACGCTCGACGTGCAGCTTGTGCTCCCCGTGGCACCGCCGTCGGTGCTCATTCTCTTCGGCCCGTCGGGATCCGGCAAGACGACCATCTTACGCTGCCTGGCCGGGCTGGAGCGGCCGGACCACGGGCACATTCACTTCAACGGGGAGACGTGGTTTGACGGGCGGGCCGGAGTGCACACGACGCCGCAGGCGCGGTGCTTGGGGTGCATGTTTCAGGACTACGCGCTGTTTCCAGGCAAAACTGTTGCGGAGAATGTGGCCTATGGGCTGGCGGATTTGCCAGCGGGCGAACGAGCCAAGCGGGTAAAGGAGACGCTAGAGCTGTTGAAGGTGCAGAGTATGGAAGCCTTGAAGCCAGCGCAGTTGTCGGGCGGTCAGCAGCAGCGAGTCGCGCTGGCGCGGGCCATCGCGCGTCGTCCGCACCTGCTCTTATTGGATGAGCCCCTCTCAGCGCTGGATGCGCCAACACGCGCGCGGGTGCAGGGCGAACTGCGGCATCTCTTAAAACAACTGGCCATCCCGTCGGTCGTCGTCACGCACGATTGGGGCGAAGCGCTGGCCTTGGGCGATCGGATGGTCGTGATCGGTGACGGGCAGATGCTCCAGGCCGGCACGCCGCAAGAGATCTTCAATCGGCCTAAGGACGCAGAGGTGGTGCGCATCGTCGGAATCGAAACTGCGCTGGAGGGGCGCGTACGTGAGTCGCGGGATGGACTTGCCACAGTGGATGTGGCCGGTGTCACGCTGCATGCACTGGCGGAAGTCAGTGTCGGTCCCGACGTGTTCGTGTGTATTCGCGCGGAGGACGTGGTGCTGGCTTGTGACGGCGGCGGGACCACCAGTGCGCGAAATCAACTGCGGGGGCGCGTGACGGAGATTGCGTCCATGGGGGCGCTGGTCCGGGTCAGTGTGGACTGCGGATTTCCGTTGTCGGCGGTCGTGACCCGAGCAGCCGTGGATGATTTGGGTTTAGCGCAGGGACTGTCAGTGACGGCTTCGATGAAAGCGGGTGCCGTGCATCTGGTACCACGGCGCGATGCGCCCGCGCCAACTACCGCATGATAACTTTCTTGCCCTGATTCCAGTACCACTGGATAGCAAAATTCGGGTAGATGGCGTCAGCAACATTCTGGCCAGCCGTGGTGAACAACACGCCGGCGCCCATCACGATGGAATCTGAAAAACGCCATTGAATTGCCGGCTCAATGCCAACGACGGTCGATCCGCCCGGGGCGCCGCGATTGATGGAGTGGCCATCTGCTCGCCAGGTGGCGGTGTGGACGGTGGCGAGTTCGATATTCACCGCCAGACCTTCCTTGTCGTCGAGGAAGTGCTCGTAGGTCAGCCGGGTATTAATGATATCGCCGACGTAGGTCGTCTGTCCGGCGTCGCTGCCGGGGGCCGAAAAGGTGTAATAGATCCCCCCGCTGATCCGGTAAGGCTGGTTATTTTTGCGAAAGGTCAGCCCTTCGGTGAATGCCAGTTCCCCGAATCGCGTTGCGGGCAGCCGTCCCAGTGGCGCAAGTCCTCCGGGTGGACGTTCCGTGCCGGTTACCCACCGTCCAGTCGGTAGTACCAGTTGATTGTAGTTGGTGAAGGATGGCCGCGCGCTGTCCGGGTCCTGTACGACCGGTCGGTACTTCAGGATGATTGACAGATCGCCCAATCCCGTATTGGTCGTCAGTGGGCCGCCCTGGCCGGTGGTGACCCCCTGCGAGTCCCTGGCCCAGAAGGTGTTCCAGGATGTGGCGGCGCCCAGTTCCACATGATCGGTGAGGCCGTAGGTGGTGGTCACCAGTGGGGAGATGGCATACAAATGTGACGAGCCATTCTTGCGGTTACCGGGGGCCGACAGCGTATTGCCGTAACTGTGCTCGCTGATCTGTGAAAACACGAACGGGCGGACCGAGAGCTGACCTTTCGGGTGAATATCCACAGATTGAATCAGTAGGGGCCCTTCCGAAAAGGGATTCCAGCTTCGGCGGTAGTGCTGAATCTCCTCGTCGGACGGCGTCCAGTCGAAGGCCGACGCCGGTGTCCCCGTGGCCAGCGCAAGCGAGAGAAGCGCGGCAGCGAGTGCGGTGTACCAGCAGGATTTCATAATGTTAGTGTTATACATAAAATTAAGCAATATTGTCAACTATTGATCGTCACTGTGTTTGAAGCGATGCGCGGATAGGGCGTTGACGTGATTTGGTGGCGGTGACCCGGATCGAACGGGTGACCCGCGGCTTATGAGTCCGCTGCTCTACCAACTGAGCTACACCGCCACGCACGTCGTTGTACCAAGCAGGATTGCGGCGCGTCAAGTAAGGGGGGCGCAGGAAATGAACGGGGTCAGCCAACGAGATCGGGAGTCAGTTTTGAGAGCGGGCGGACGGCCTCAGCTTTGATTTCATTGAGGACGGTCGATCGGCCCCCCTGCCGCTGGCGGCTGAAGATGCCTTCCACGATCACTTGCTCCCCCTCGCGCACAAGTGCCCTCCCCAGGCCGGTGACCTTTATACTGCCGTGGGCGGATTTCAGGAGAAAACCATACGCCGACTCGCCTTCGCGATTACTAGCGGTCTGAATCCCAGTCACTTGGCCCGTGACGCGGACGGCCTGTTTATCGTACTGATCGGGATGGGCGAGGAGTTCCGTCATCTCTAGCAGGGTGACGGCCTGGAGAGATGCGGCCAGCAACAGACTGACCAGAACCGTGCTGAGCCTCAGGAGTCGCATGCGACTAGTGTGGGTATCTACCGATGGCTTTGCGCGAAGGGGGGGGTCAGCGTATGTTCTCGCCCTTCATGCTTCGGAGAATGTGTTCCTGCCAGTCGTCGATTTGCCTTGGCTGCGTGGCAACGCCCGCGTCTGGTTGTGCCACTGAGGGCGGGGCAGCGCGCTGGAGTAGGGCCTGGTTGAGGGCGTCGGGGTCCATGTCGCGTTCAGACTGGATGACAAGCAGCCGCTGCAAGGCAAACAGCGACAGCGAGATGTTCAGCCAGGCGCGGCTTTCTAAATCCTCCGCAATAGTCTTAAGCGCGAAGGTCTGTAAATTGGTGGTCAATCCCGCTTCGGTCTTGTCCATGCCGTCGTAGGGCGCCACGGAGCGCTCCACCGGACGCGAGGCCAATACGGCAAGAGTTTTCTTCCAGAGATCTAAAGACGGCTCAGCTGTGGCCTGTAGTGCCGTCTGCGCGCCCTGCAGATACTGATGGAGAAATTTTGCTTTCCGCGCCACCAGCGTGCCGGCCGGAATCCCCCAGACATGTCCCAGCTCATGGTCCTGGAGCGGAGCGTGACAGGCGATGGCATAGTCCCGCTGAACGGAGTCGAGTCGCTTACGTTCACGATCGAGCTTCCGCAAATCCGTCTGGTATACGATGCCCAAGCGCTTCCGGCGGTAGTCCTCGTCGGAAATCTCGCCCTTGTCCCAGTGCCGGTCCAGTTCGCGGAGGGCCGGCTTGGGGAGCGCCGCGCGCGCTTGAGCCTTCAGCGCGGCGATCTCATCGGCGGTCAGCTTGAACGTGTCCTTGAGCAAACGCTCCGTCTGTGCGCAGAGGGCCTCGCCATAAGTGATCTGCTTCCGAAGACATTCGCTCTGCAGCCAGAGTTGCTCACGCTTGCGGCGCGTCTGGTTGCGATATTGTGCCACGCGATTCGTGATGGTCACGATGGTTTCTTTCGCCACGACCTGTACGAGCGGCTTGGCACCTGAGACGAAGCGCGGGTCGGGCCGATCAGCGGCGATATAGTCAATGTCCTCCTGCGAAATGTCTAGATACTGGATCAGCAGGAGACGGAGCATGATCCGACCCTGAATGGGGAGAGCATTGATCGTGGATTCGATGATCTCGGACGTGAGCGTGATGGCCATGGTCAAAACAGGAATCAGGCCTGGGTGCGACTGGCTGCCTGTGATTCCAGATAGGTCGCGACGTATTCGCGGACCTGTTGAACGGTCCCGCTGATGTAGAGGTCAGTGGGAATTTCCACGCGAGTCAGCTTCGTGGGGTCAGCACCGCGTTCCGCCGCGTAGGCTTCGTCAATATACAGGGTGACGCTGCCATCCTTGTGCCGAAAGGCATAGAGGTAGTTTTTTTCTTCCATTGGAGGAGTCAGGCTTTCCCCGCGGTGCGTTTGGTCCGTCGGGATAGCAGGCGTGGCACAACGCGGCCGGCTCGTGGGGTGGTGTCCTCAACGTCATCGTTCGGAAGGTTCGGCGGCGCCGAGGTGCGGTTCTGGACGATCAACGGGTCAAGTCGGAAACCGCACTGGATGCAGCGCCAGCCCTGGAAACGTCCGCTCTGCTCGCGGATGTCTTCCTTGATGAGGAGGCCGGTGCACCTGGGGCATTTCATGACAACGGCCTTTTTGTGGCGCCCCCGAGCACGATTTACCCGCCCAGCGTGTCGAGAACTTCCTTGACGCTCTTGTGAATGCAGGTGAAGATCGGCGTGTCGCGGAGGGTGTACCGGCTACCTTCCGTCTCCCGCAGCGCCAGGACGAGATCCAGAAAATCCTCCGGCTTGTCGCTTTCGAACGCCACGACCCATTCCTGATCGTCGAGGCCGAACGAGTACGTCGTATTTAGCTTAACGGATGGGAAGCGGTGGCCGATCTCGATATGCTCGTCCATCATGCCCTGTCGGGCTGCTTTGGTAAGGAGGAACCATTCGCGCGTCTTCAGGAACGGATAGACGAAAATGTATTTGCTCTTGCCCGGGATGATTGTGAGCCGCTTGCTTTCCTGTCCCTCATGCGTGTGATGGTCCACATAGATGGACCGCTTGGTCATCGAGAGATAGGAATAGGGTGCGGTCAGATACTTGCCGAGGCCGGTGGCCAGCAGGCGGCTGGCCATTTCCTGGAACAACTCCAGCTCGTAGCTGATGCGCCACAGCATGATATCGCAATCCCCGCGGATTCCAACCGTGGTGTAGGGGATGACCATGACCTTCCCGCTGTATTCTTCCACCACGCGAATGAATTCCTGCTTGCCGCGGGTGCGTTCGTCTTCAGGAAGCCGCCGCCAGGCCGGGTCCACTTTATAGAAGAGGAAGTTGACGTATTGCCGTTTTTGTGGGGTTTGTTCGCCGCCCATGGGACTCCTCCTGACAACTTAAGACAGCATAAGAACGAAACTTTTTATCACTAGCTTGGAGAGGTTGTCAACCAGCGGACCTAAGGCGTTGACAGGGGTGGGGCGATCTGATATCGGCTCTGATTGCGGAGTAGGCATGGCATTACGGAAAGCGGAAATCGTCGCCATCGGGTCCGAACTGCTGCTGGGCGGTCGGCTGGATACCAATTCGTTGTTTCTAACGGACGAACTGGCCTCGCTGGGCGTCGAAGTGCGCTGGAAAACCGCGGTGGGTGATGACGAAAAGGATATTGCCGATGTCATCACCGTGGCCGCGCAGCGCGCGGCTGTTGTGGTGATCACCGGCGGGCTCGGTCCGACCGTAGACGACAAGACGCGGGAGGCGCTTGCCGATGTGATGCACCGGCCGCTGCGTCGCGATGCGGTCGCGTTCAAGAGCATGACGCAGTGGCTCGCAGCCTCGGGGCGCACGCCCACGGCGTCGCAGATGCGCCAGGCCCTGATTCCAACAGGGGCCACGGTACTGACCAATTCGGTCGGGTCGGCTCCGGGGTTCTATGTCAAATGGAAGGGGGCGCTGCTGATCGCGCTCCCAGGCGTACCGGCGGAAGCAAGGGAAATGTTTGCGAAGGAAGCAGGGCCCATAATCGCAGCGCGGCGCTCATCCGGTCCGAAAGACCGCATAGAGCGCCGTGCGTTGCAGACCTACGGTATTCTTGAAGCCGATCTGGACGACCGGCTGCACAGTGCCGTGCCTATCCGGCACGGCATCCGGCTCGGCCTGCTGGCGTCGCCGCTTGGTGTGACGATCACGCTCACGGCCTGCGGAGGAGCCTCGACCGGTGCAGTGCTGGAGCAGGCTGTTCACGCGATCCGCAAGGAACTGGGCGGGCTGATTTATGCCGAGGGGGCGGAGACGATGGAGGATGTCGTCGGGCGGATGCTCGCGGCGCGCAAGATGACGATTGCGATTGCGGAATCCTGCACGGGGGGCTTGATCGGCCATCGGCTCACACAGGTGGCCGGCAGCTCGGCTTATCTGGATCGGTCGCTGGTGTGCTACAGCAATCAAGCCAAGCTGGATCTGCTCGATGTGCCGAAGGCTATTTTAACGCGCCACGGTGCCGTCAGCTCAGAAGTGGCCGCCGCCATGGCTAAGGGCGTGCGTGAGCGCAGCGGCGTCGGGGTCGGACTCAGCGTAACGGGCATTGCTGGTCCCGGCGGCGCCACGTCACTCAAACCGGTTGGGCTGGTGTATGTCGGGCTCGATGCGGGCGGTGCCGGTGTGTTGGCCAAGGAGTTTCGGTTCCACGGTCCGCGTGATGTGATCAAGCTGCGCGCGGCGCAGGCGGCGTTGAATTTATTGCGACAGTGGTTGCCGGTGGCACAGGTAGGGGCGTTCAGTATGAAGCAGGAAGCATGACGCAAGGGGGAGTCCTGCTTCGCGTGTCTTTACGCCCGACGAGATACGCTCCGCGAGATGTGAAAAATGAGTCGGGCGTTTATCGCGATTGAATTACCAGATGAGTTGTGTCGTGCGCTCGCGATCGTTCAAGCGCATGCCAGGGGGCAGCTGGCCTCTGCGATCAATCCCACCGTGAAAGTGCAATGGGTCAGGCCGGAGTCTATGCACCTGACGCTGAAATTTCTCGGCGATATTAAGGAGGTGCAGGTGCCCATGATCGGAGAAGCGCTTGAACGTGTTGCGCGCGAGCAGGCATCGTTCGAGGTGGACGCCAGCGGCGCCGGCGTGTTTCCGGATGCCCGCGCACCGCGTGTGGTCTGGGTCGGACTCAAGGGGGCCGTGGATCGACTGGCACAACTGGCTGCGGCCATCGAGTCCGCGCTAACGCCGCTGGGATTTCCATCCAACAGCACACCCTTTGCGCCACATCTGACCGTAGCTCGCGTGAAGGAAGGGCAGCGGGATCTTGGCCGGGCCCTGGCCGCCAGTAAGTTTCTCGAGCAGGTGGCACGAGTGGGACCCTTGCTGGTCCGCTCCATTGCACTTATGCGAAGCGAGTTGAATCCTGCCGGCTCAGTCTATACGCGCCTGCGCGAGGCCACGCTGAAAGAGGCGTAGCGCCCATGCAGCCAGTTCAGTATAATGGCCGCCTGATCATATTTATGGGAGACACCCATGCCTGAAAAAGACGAGAAGAAAAAGGCGCTGGATCTGGCGCTCTCGCAGATCGAAAAACAGTATGGCAAAGGCGCGATCATGCGGCTGGGCACGTCCGAGGCGTCGGCCAACGTGCCGGCGATTTCAACCGGGTCGCTTGGTTTGGATCTGGCGCTGGGTATCGGTGGTCTGCCACGCGGCCGCGTGGTGGAGATTTTCGGTCCGGAAGCCTCTGGCAAGACGACGCTGACACTGCACGCGACGGCGGAAGTGCAGAAAGCCGGCGGGACGGCGGCCTTCGTGGATGCGGAACATGCGCTCGACCTCGTCTATGCCAAGAAGCTGGGCGTCAATTCAGACGATCTGCTGGTTTCGCAGCCGGACACGGGCGAGCAGGCGCTGGAGATCACCGAAACACTCGTGCGCAGCGGCGCAATCGATCTGGTCGTGGTGGACTCGGTCGCCGCACTGGTGCCGCGGGCTGAAATTGAAGGCGAGATGGGCGACGCCCACATGGGGCTTCAGGCACGGCTCATGTCGCAGGCGCTTCGTAAGCTGACGGCCGCGATCGCCAAGTCGAACACAACGGTCATCTTTATTAACCAGATTCGCATGAAACTCGGCGTCATGTTTGGCAATCCGGAAACGACGACCGGCGGTAACGCGTTGAAGTTCTATTCGTCCGTTCGGCTGGATATCCGCCGCATCGAGTCCATTAAGGACGGCAATGACGTGGTCGGTAACCGCGTCCGCGTCAAAATCGTGAAGAACAAGATGGCGCCGCCGTTCAAGCAAGCTGAATTTGACATTCTGTTTGCCAAGGGCATTTCGAAGGTCGGCGAGCTGGTGGATCTGGGCGTGGACCGCAAGGTGCTGGACAAGTCTGGCGCCTGGTACTCCTATAAGGGAGAGCGGATTGGGCAGGGACGTGAGGCGGTGCGCGATCTCTTCGACACGAATCAGGCGCTAGCGACGGAAGTAGAAGCGAAGCTGCGCGAATTGGCCGGCGTGCCGGGGCAGGTCGCCGCCAAGCGCGCTGAGGAAAAGGCGCCCGAGCCGCGCGAGGGCAAGAAAGCACACGCAGGGCGAGGATCTTGACGCAACGGACGGGCGCCGGCGCGTGTCTGAATCACGGCAGGATCGATTTGAGCGGGCTGCGCTGCGCTATCTGGGTGCGCACGATCGAACCGAAGCCCAGATGTCTGCCTACTTGACCCGTCGCGGCGCCCCGCCAGCACGTATCCGTGAACTTCTTGCCCAGTTTCGGTCGCGCGGCTACCTCAACGACCGGACGTATGCCCTGCGGTGGGCGCAGGGGCGGCTGGCGCGGCGCCCACTGGGGCCGGCGCGGTTGGAGGCGGAATTGGAATCCAAAGGGTTTCTGCAGGCGGCCGTTGCCGACGCGGTTAGGACGGTCTATAAGGAAACCTCACCGCGCGAGGTGGCCACACGGGCTCTGCGGCAGCGCGAGCAGCGGGGCACGCCGCTGACGCTTGCGCGCAAGGCCGGTCTGCTCCGGCAAGCCGGATTCGATGAAGAATTGATCGACGAACTGCTCGGGTTGGACGACGACCGATGAGTAAGAACGCCGCCTCGCTGCGCCAGGGCTTTATCACGTATTTCGAGGGCCACGGACATCAGCCCGTGCCCAGTTCGCCGCTGATCCCGCAGGCGGACCCCACCATCCTGTTCACCAACGCGGGGATGAACCAGTTTAAGCGCGTCTTCCTCGGCGAAGAGAGTCGGCCCTACAAGCGGGCGGTCACGGCGCAAAAGTGTGTCCGCGCCGGCGGCAAGCACAACGATCTTGAAAATGTCGGCTACACGCGGCGGCATCATACCTTCTTTGAAATGCTTGGCAATTTTTCCTTCGGTGACTATTTCAAATCCGAGGCGATCTTTTATGGCTGGGACTATCTGACGAACACGGTCGGGTTGCCAAAAGATCGCATGTGGGTCACGGTCTTTCGCGAGGATGCCGAGGCCTTCAAGTGGTGGGAGAAAATCGGCGTGCCGACGGCGCGGATCGTCCGCTGTGGCGAGAAGGACAACTTCTGGCAGATGGCCGACACCGGTCCCTGCGGGCCCTGCTCAGAAATCCATTACGACCAGGGGCCCTCCGTCCCGGGCGACGACGTGCCGAACGGTGCGGGCGACCGCGTCATCGAAATCTGGAACCTGGTCTTCATGCAGTACAACCGAGACGCGAACGGAAAACTCCAGCCGCTGCCCAAGCCGAGCATTGATACGGGCATGGGATTGGAGCGGTTAGCGGCGGTGGCGCAGGGCGTCTACAGCAACTACGACAGTGATCTCTTCAAGCCGCTGCTTGCGGCGATCAGCCAGCGGACCCATCATCACTATGGTAAGGACGCCATGCACGATCGGTCCATGCGCGTGGTGGCTGATCATCTGCGCGCGATCACCTTCATGATCGCTGACGGAATTCTGCCGTCCAACGAGGGGCGTGGCTACGTGCTGCGCCGCATTCTGCGCCGCGCGGCGCGGCATGGCCGTCTCCTCGGCGTCTCCGAAGCCTTTTTGGGCGAGTTGACCGGTGCAGTCGTTGAGCAGATGAAGATGGCCTATCCCGAGCTGTCGAAGGCAACGGCAACGGTGACTGAGGTTACGAGCGGTGAAGAAGAACGGTTCATTGCCACGCTTGATCAGGGGCTGCCAATTCTGAACGAGATGGTGGCGAAGGCCAGGGGCTCATCGCAGAAAGTGCTGTCCGGGGATCGGGTGTTCAAGCTCTACGACACCTACGGCTTTCCGATGGACTTGATTGCTGAAGCCTGCCGCGAACAGGAAATCACACTCGATGAGGCCGGCTTCCAACGCGCGCTGGAGGATCAGCGGGAACGAGCGCGCAAATCGGCAGCTTTCGAAGTGGCAGCTGCGAAACCCGGTGTGACCGAACTCGGCAAGACAGTGAAAGCTGCGCAGTTCGTGGGCTACGACCACATGGAATCTGATGCGGTCGTTCAGGCGATATTGAAAGGCGATAAGGTTGTACGCGAGGCGGCACAGGGCGACGAGATCGAGCTGGTGCTGGACGTGACGCCGTTTTACGCTGAAGGCGGCGGGCAGGCGGGCGATCAAGGCCTACTCACCGGTTCAGAAGGCAGGATAGACGTCAAGGATACGACACGGCCGGCGCCGGCGGTGGTCGTGCACAAGGGCGTCGTGCTAGTCGGGCGGATCGCTGTGGGGCAAACGGTGCATGCCGCGGTGAACGCCACGACGCGAATGGATGCGGCGCGGAACCACACGGCCACGCATCTTGTCCATGCGGCGCTGCGCGAACTGCTCGGCCCGCACGTGAAGCAATACGGCTCGCTCGTGACGCCCAGCCGTCTTCGATTCGACTTTGCGCATTTCCGGCCGCTAACCGCCCGCGACATTGACGACATCGAAACCATGGTCAACGAGCAAATTCGCCGCAATCAAACGGTGCGCACCGATGTGATGGGGATTCAGGACGCGGTGCAAGCGGGCGCGCTGGCTTTTTTCGGTGACAAATATGGCAACGACGTACGTGTGGTCACGGTGGATACATTTAGCAAGGAACTCTGCGGCGGGACGCACTGCGCGCATACGGGCGAGATCGGCCTGTTCCGCCTCGTCTCGGAGACGGGCGTGGCGGCCGGTGTGCGACGTATTGAGTGCGTGACGGGCAGCGGGGCACTGATGCAGGTGCGGCAACTGGAGCGTGAGATGCGCGAGCTGTCCGAGTTGCTCAAGGCATCGCCGTCCGATCTCGCCGCAAAGACGAAAAAGCTGCTCCAGCAGTTGAAGGATACGGAGCGCGAGCTGGAGCAGGTAAAGCTCAAGATGGCTAGTGGCGCCAAGGACGAAGCCGACGTGCGCGAGGTGAAGGGCGTCACGGTCCATGTGCAGCGCGTGGATGGGATGGATGGCGGTGAGTTGCGAGCGCTCTCCGATCAGATTCGAGACAAATTGAAGAGCGGTGTGATTGCGCTGGGTGGTGTAAAAGATGACAAAGTGGCGCTCCTCGTGGTCGTGACGAAGGACCTGACGGCCATGCTGAAGGCCGGTGAATTGATCAAGGACATGGCGGCAGCGGTCGGTGGGACAGGCGGCGGCCGCCCTGAAATGGCGCAAGCGGGCGGCAAGCATCCGGAGGGGCTGCCCGTCGCGTTGGGCAAAGTCTTTGAGCTGGTGGCCCGAACTGCCGGCGCCTGACCATGTCCGGTAAGAGAATCCTGGCCCTCGATCCTGGGACCAAGCGCATCGGCGTCGCCTTGAGCGATGAGTTGGGCTGGACGGCCCAGCCCCTCGAAACCTACGAGCGAAAGACTCTGCCGGCCGATCTGGCGCACATTAAGGACTTAATCACGCGGCATGAGGTCAAGGCGGTGGTAGTGGGATTACCGGTACGGCTTGACGGCCAGATTGGACTGGCTGCGCAGCAAGTCCAAGAGTTCATCAAACGCTTGCAGGAAGTAATCGATCTACCTATTATTGCTTGGGACGAGAGGCTCACCACACGATCGGCGGAAGAGCTGCTCATTGCTGCCGATGTCAGCCGGAAGAAACGAAAAGGTGTCGTGGATCGCGTGGCTGCGGCGCTGCTCTTAAAAAGTTACCTCGAACATCTGTCCGCGCCGACACCCGGCGAGGACCTTCCTCCCGACGCCGACCGATGAGGCGATCACTCCAGCGCGGATTACTGGCCGGCCTGCTAGCGATCGGCGCCGTGATGGCCTACCTGGGCGCTCTGTGGCTGCTTGGACCCGTGATGTCTGTGGCCACTGGTGCGTCGGCGCCCGCGCCGGTCGTGGTTGAAATCACGGACGGCATGACGCTGCGCCATTTGGCGGCTAAGTTGGAGCGGGACCGGCTGATCCGGAGCGAGCTGGCGTTTGTGCTGCTGGCTAAGTTCACGGGAGCCGACCGGCACCTCAAGGCCGGCGAGTATGCGCTCCACGCTGGCATGCGGCCGCGCGACATTTTGAACGAGTTTCTGAGCGGTCGCGGCGTGCTCCATCAGATCACGATTCCGGAAGGCTACACTATCGTGGAAATGGCGCAGGTGGTTGCGCAAAAAAGCCTGGCCGATCCGGAGGAATTCATTCGCCTGACGCGCGACAAAGCGTTCATCCGTTCGCTCGAAATTGAGGCCGCCAGCCTGGAGGGCTATCTGTTCCCCAATACCTACAAGTTCGCGCGGCGCACCAAGCCGA
This DNA window, taken from Nitrospira sp., encodes the following:
- the thpR gene encoding RNA 2',3'-cyclic phosphodiesterase; translation: MSRAFIAIELPDELCRALAIVQAHARGQLASAINPTVKVQWVRPESMHLTLKFLGDIKEVQVPMIGEALERVAREQASFEVDASGAGVFPDARAPRVVWVGLKGAVDRLAQLAAAIESALTPLGFPSNSTPFAPHLTVARVKEGQRDLGRALAASKFLEQVARVGPLLVRSIALMRSELNPAGSVYTRLREATLKEA
- the modB gene encoding molybdate ABC transporter permease subunit — its product is MNWIAIGVTFKLATLTACALVVLGLPIAYWVSFSRWRWKFLVESVVALPLVLPPTVLGFYILVAIGPDSPFGRLYANLAGHPLPFTFEGLLIASILYSLPFAVQPFAAAFDQVDRRLIEASWTLGASRLRTFVELILPMSAAGVVTGVVLSFAHTLGEFGVVLMVGGNIEGVTRTVSIDIYDEVQALNYAGAAQTAVFLLVVSYGILLSVYAMNRKVGAVWPQK
- a CDS encoding competence/damage-inducible protein A, whose translation is MALRKAEIVAIGSELLLGGRLDTNSLFLTDELASLGVEVRWKTAVGDDEKDIADVITVAAQRAAVVVITGGLGPTVDDKTREALADVMHRPLRRDAVAFKSMTQWLAASGRTPTASQMRQALIPTGATVLTNSVGSAPGFYVKWKGALLIALPGVPAEAREMFAKEAGPIIAARRSSGPKDRIERRALQTYGILEADLDDRLHSAVPIRHGIRLGLLASPLGVTITLTACGGASTGAVLEQAVHAIRKELGGLIYAEGAETMEDVVGRMLAARKMTIAIAESCTGGLIGHRLTQVAGSSAYLDRSLVCYSNQAKLDLLDVPKAILTRHGAVSSEVAAAMAKGVRERSGVGVGLSVTGIAGPGGATSLKPVGLVYVGLDAGGAGVLAKEFRFHGPRDVIKLRAAQAALNLLRQWLPVAQVGAFSMKQEA
- the recA gene encoding recombinase RecA, producing MPEKDEKKKALDLALSQIEKQYGKGAIMRLGTSEASANVPAISTGSLGLDLALGIGGLPRGRVVEIFGPEASGKTTLTLHATAEVQKAGGTAAFVDAEHALDLVYAKKLGVNSDDLLVSQPDTGEQALEITETLVRSGAIDLVVVDSVAALVPRAEIEGEMGDAHMGLQARLMSQALRKLTAAIAKSNTTVIFINQIRMKLGVMFGNPETTTGGNALKFYSSVRLDIRRIESIKDGNDVVGNRVRVKIVKNKMAPPFKQAEFDILFAKGISKVGELVDLGVDRKVLDKSGAWYSYKGERIGQGREAVRDLFDTNQALATEVEAKLRELAGVPGQVAAKRAEEKAPEPREGKKAHAGRGS
- a CDS encoding ABC transporter ATP-binding protein — its product is MAAEMTVDIRKCFPGRLTLDVQLVLPVAPPSVLILFGPSGSGKTTILRCLAGLERPDHGHIHFNGETWFDGRAGVHTTPQARCLGCMFQDYALFPGKTVAENVAYGLADLPAGERAKRVKETLELLKVQSMEALKPAQLSGGQQQRVALARAIARRPHLLLLDEPLSALDAPTRARVQGELRHLLKQLAIPSVVVTHDWGEALALGDRMVVIGDGQMLQAGTPQEIFNRPKDAEVVRIVGIETALEGRVRESRDGLATVDVAGVTLHALAEVSVGPDVFVCIRAEDVVLACDGGGTTSARNQLRGRVTEIASMGALVRVSVDCGFPLSAVVTRAAVDDLGLAQGLSVTASMKAGAVHLVPRRDAPAPTTA
- a CDS encoding chlorite dismutase family protein; protein product: MGGEQTPQKRQYVNFLFYKVDPAWRRLPEDERTRGKQEFIRVVEEYSGKVMVIPYTTVGIRGDCDIMLWRISYELELFQEMASRLLATGLGKYLTAPYSYLSMTKRSIYVDHHTHEGQESKRLTIIPGKSKYIFVYPFLKTREWFLLTKAARQGMMDEHIEIGHRFPSVKLNTTYSFGLDDQEWVVAFESDKPEDFLDLVLALRETEGSRYTLRDTPIFTCIHKSVKEVLDTLGG